The following proteins are encoded in a genomic region of Glycine max cultivar Williams 82 chromosome 18, Glycine_max_v4.0, whole genome shotgun sequence:
- the LOC100796517 gene encoding agamous-like MADS-box protein AGL80, whose amino-acid sequence MKKVKLVYITNDSKRKATSKKRKNGLIKKLDEIGTLCGIEACAIIYNPNDPQSEVWPSDLGIQSLLSRFRRIPELQKSKKMFDQESFLRQSIIKAQEQPKKQKNENRKHEMTHLMFHYLTIGKIFNNPNLIDLNYLSWLIDQNLNEIEKKINRILTQEVTPVIENGGEKAYTNHVPGQGSNMNAMQKHWSMEFIMVVPGMRCYHSEMLMP is encoded by the exons atgaagaaggtgaaacTGGTGTATATAACCAATGACTCGAAGAGGAAGGCAAcatcaaagaaaaggaaaaatg GTTTGATCAAGAAACTTGATGAAATTGGCACCCTTTGTGGGATTGAAGCATGTGCTATAATCTATAATCCAAATGATCCTCAGTCGGAGGTTTGGCCATCTGACCTTGGAATCCAAAGTTTGCTTTCTAGGTTTAGGAGAATCCCTGAACTGCAAAAGAGCAAAAAGATGTTTGATCAGGAAAGCTTTTTGAGGCAAAGTATCATCAAAGCCCAAGAGCAGccgaagaaacaaaagaatgaaAACAGGAAGCATGAGATGACACATCTTATGTTTCACTACCTGACTATCGGGAAGATTTTTAACAATCCTAACTTGATTGATTTGAATTATCTCTCATGGTTGATTGATCAAAACTTAAACGAAATAGAAAAGAAGATTAATAGGATCCTAACCCAAGAAGTGACACCAGTGATTGAAAATGGAGGAGAGAAAGCATATACAAATCATGTTCCAGGGCAAGGGAGCAACATGAACGCCATGCAAAAACATTGGTCCATGGAATTTATTATGGTAGTGCCGGGGATGAGATGCTACCATTCGGAGATGTTAATGCCCTAA
- the LOC100795996 gene encoding agamous-like MADS-box protein AGL80: MTRRKTKLTFIANDTERKTSYKKRKKSLLKKTEELSTLCGIEACAIVYGPDDPQPETWPSEAGVKNVLGKFSTIPEWEQGKKMANQESFIAESIQKGRDKVKKIGKDNKEKEMTMFMYQCFNTGTVHPDNNMAIADLNVLSSVIEQKLRDISRRMETLNVNETTPQQPEMQTPALPVAPEETTTTPLNYGPDESDVNADPLESQWFMDLLNGNGDETPMTPFGDVNLPL; the protein is encoded by the coding sequence ATGACCCGGAGAAAGACGAAACTCACATTCATAGCCAATGATACTGAGAGGAAGACTTCatacaagaaaaggaagaagtcACTGCTGAAGAAGACGGAGGAACTTAGCACTCTTTGTGGCATTGAAGCATGTGCCATAGTTTATGGCCCCGATGATCCTCAGCCAGAGACTTGGCCATCCGAAGCGGGTGTCAAAAATGTGCTGGGAAAGTTCTCTACCATACCAGAATGGGAGCAGGGAAAGAAAATGGCGAACCAAGAGAGTTTCATTGCAGAAAGCATCCAGAAGGGCAGAGACAAGGTGAAGAAAATAGGGAAGGACAACAAAGAAAAGGAGATGACCATGTTCATGTATCAGTGCTTCAACACAGGTACTGTTCATCCTGATAACAACATGGCCATAGCTGATTTGAATGTTCTTTCATCTGTGATTGAACAGAAGCTGAGGGACATTAGTAGAAGGATGGAAACGCTGAATGTTAACGAGACAACACCACAGCAACCCGAGATGCAAACACCAGCGCTTCCCGTAGCGCCTGAAGAGACAACGACGACACCGCTGAATTATGGCCCTGATGAGTCGGATGTGAATGCTGACCCCTTGGAAAGCCAGTGGTTTATGGACTTGCTTAATGGTAATGGGGATGAGACACCAATGACTCCATTTGGAGATGTTAATCTCCCACTCTAA